From Salinibacterium sp. ZJ450, one genomic window encodes:
- the aceB gene encoding malate synthase A gives MSITITGPTRDRYDEILTPDALQFIAELHHRFAGPRHERLADRMQLRYDLGNGRNLRFLPETEHIRTDSTWQVAGAGPGLQNRRVEITGPTDRKMAINALNSGANVWLADQEDATSPTWQNVVEGQLSLFDAIRGQLEYVNEAGKQYTVGDSTPTIVMRPRGWHLVEKHVSYTDRTGARMAASGSLVDFGLYFFHNAKRLIETGSGPYFYLPKLENHLEARLWNDVFSFAEAYVGIPHGTIRATVLIETISAAFEMDEILYELREHCAGLNAGRWDYVFSIIKNFRGRGQWFVLPDRDQILMTLPFMRAYTELLVQTCHKRGAHAIGGMSAFIPNRRDPEVTERALQKVTADKQREATDGFDGTWVAHPDLIDTARAEFDAVLGDRPNQIDRKRDDVHVTGDQLLDIRSAGGQVSEAGVRGNIAITVKYVDSWLRGIGAAAIDNLMEDAATAEISRSQIWQWIHQDTETTDGAVISRSYVEGLLAEVVAGLPRTDGDRIDDAVEVFREVALREEFPTFLTLCAYSRYLVEQPEQAAAAA, from the coding sequence ATGTCCATCACCATCACCGGCCCCACCCGCGACCGCTACGACGAGATCCTCACCCCTGACGCGCTGCAGTTCATCGCCGAACTGCACCACCGCTTCGCCGGCCCCCGGCACGAACGCCTCGCCGACCGGATGCAGCTGCGCTACGACCTCGGCAACGGACGCAACCTGCGCTTCCTGCCCGAGACCGAGCACATCCGCACCGACAGCACCTGGCAGGTCGCCGGCGCCGGACCCGGCCTGCAGAACCGCCGGGTCGAGATCACCGGACCCACCGACCGCAAGATGGCGATCAACGCCCTGAACAGCGGAGCGAACGTCTGGCTCGCCGACCAGGAGGATGCCACCAGCCCCACCTGGCAGAACGTGGTCGAGGGTCAGCTGTCGCTGTTTGACGCGATCCGCGGTCAGCTCGAGTACGTCAACGAGGCGGGCAAGCAGTACACGGTGGGGGACTCCACTCCGACGATCGTGATGCGGCCCCGCGGCTGGCACCTGGTCGAGAAGCACGTCAGCTACACCGACCGCACCGGTGCCCGGATGGCGGCGAGCGGCAGCCTGGTCGACTTCGGCCTGTACTTCTTCCACAACGCCAAGCGACTGATCGAGACCGGCAGCGGACCGTACTTCTACCTGCCGAAGCTCGAGAACCACCTCGAGGCCCGGCTCTGGAACGACGTGTTCAGCTTCGCCGAGGCGTACGTCGGCATCCCGCACGGCACCATCCGCGCCACGGTGCTGATCGAGACCATCTCGGCAGCGTTCGAGATGGACGAGATCCTCTACGAACTGCGCGAGCACTGCGCGGGGCTGAACGCCGGCCGCTGGGACTACGTCTTCTCGATCATCAAGAACTTCCGCGGCCGCGGCCAGTGGTTCGTGCTGCCCGACCGCGACCAGATCCTGATGACCCTGCCGTTCATGCGGGCATACACCGAACTGCTCGTGCAGACCTGCCACAAGCGGGGCGCACACGCGATCGGCGGCATGAGCGCGTTCATCCCGAACCGACGCGACCCCGAGGTCACCGAGCGCGCGCTGCAGAAGGTGACGGCCGACAAGCAGCGTGAGGCCACCGACGGCTTCGATGGCACCTGGGTGGCGCACCCCGACCTGATCGACACCGCCCGCGCCGAGTTCGACGCGGTGCTCGGCGACCGGCCGAACCAGATCGACCGCAAGCGCGACGACGTGCACGTCACGGGCGACCAGCTGCTCGACATCCGTTCGGCCGGCGGTCAGGTGTCCGAGGCCGGCGTGCGCGGCAACATCGCCATCACGGTGAAGTACGTCGACTCCTGGCTGCGCGGCATCGGCGCCGCCGCGATCGACAACCTGATGGAGGACGCCGCCACGGCCGAGATCAGCCGATCGCAGATCTGGCAGTGGATCCACCAGGACACCGAGACGACGGATGGCGCGGTGATCAGCCGCTCCTACGTCGAGGGTCTGCTGGCCGAGGTGGTCGCGGGGCTGCCGCGCACCGACGGCGACCGCATCGACGACGCGGTCGAGGTGTTCCGCGAGGTGGCGCTGCGCGAGGAGTTCCCGACCTTCCTCACCCTGTGCGCCTACAGCCGCTACCTGGTTGAGCAGCCGGAGCAGGCGGCCGCCGCAGCGTAG
- the aceA gene encoding isocitrate lyase, giving the protein MSTTRPGDQTQTAAELETQWKTDARWSGITRNYSAEDVIALRGSVREDRTLARRGAENLWKYIQEEPFVNALGALTGNQAVQQVRAGLKAIYLSGWQVAADANLSGQTYPDQSLYPANSVPAVVRRINNALLRADQIEVAEGGEVRDWLQPIVADAEAGFGGPLNAYELMSSMIEAGAAGVHWEDQLASEKKCGHMGGKVLIPTSQHIRTLNAARLAADVAGVPSIIIARTDSLAANLITSDVDDRDKPFLTGDRTAEGFYKTNPGIDTVISRGLAYAPYADLIWVESAEPDIELARTFAEAIHKEFPGKKLAYNCSPSFNWKRHLDDDQIARFQKELAAMGYAFQFITLAGFHALNHSMYTLARDYKERQMSAYVELQEAEFASEADGYTATKHQREVGTGYFDRIATALNPDSATLALVGSTESEQFH; this is encoded by the coding sequence ATGAGCACCACTCGCCCAGGCGACCAGACCCAGACCGCGGCCGAGCTGGAGACCCAGTGGAAGACCGACGCCCGCTGGAGCGGTATCACCCGCAACTACTCGGCCGAAGATGTCATCGCCCTCCGTGGATCGGTTCGCGAAGACCGCACGCTGGCCCGCCGCGGCGCCGAGAACCTGTGGAAGTACATCCAGGAGGAGCCGTTCGTGAACGCGCTCGGCGCCCTCACCGGCAACCAGGCGGTTCAGCAGGTGCGCGCCGGCCTGAAGGCGATCTACCTCTCCGGCTGGCAGGTTGCCGCCGACGCGAACCTGTCTGGCCAGACCTACCCGGATCAGAGCCTGTACCCGGCCAACTCGGTTCCCGCGGTGGTGCGTCGCATCAATAACGCGCTGCTGCGCGCCGACCAGATCGAGGTCGCCGAGGGCGGCGAGGTGCGTGACTGGCTGCAGCCGATCGTCGCCGACGCCGAGGCGGGCTTCGGCGGACCGCTGAACGCCTACGAGCTGATGAGCTCGATGATCGAGGCCGGCGCCGCGGGCGTGCACTGGGAAGACCAGCTGGCCAGCGAGAAGAAGTGCGGCCACATGGGCGGCAAGGTGCTCATTCCCACCAGCCAGCACATCCGCACCCTGAACGCGGCCCGTCTGGCAGCGGATGTCGCGGGCGTGCCCTCGATCATCATCGCCCGCACCGACTCGCTCGCCGCGAACCTGATCACGAGCGACGTCGACGACCGCGACAAGCCGTTCCTCACCGGTGACCGCACCGCCGAGGGCTTCTACAAGACCAACCCCGGCATCGACACCGTGATCAGCCGCGGACTCGCCTACGCGCCGTACGCCGACCTGATCTGGGTGGAGAGCGCCGAGCCCGACATCGAGCTCGCCCGCACCTTCGCCGAGGCGATCCACAAGGAGTTCCCCGGCAAGAAGCTCGCGTACAACTGCTCGCCGTCGTTCAACTGGAAGCGTCACCTCGACGACGACCAGATCGCCCGCTTCCAGAAGGAGCTCGCGGCGATGGGCTACGCCTTCCAGTTCATCACCCTGGCCGGCTTCCACGCCCTGAACCACTCGATGTACACGCTGGCGCGCGACTACAAGGAGCGTCAGATGAGTGCATACGTCGAGCTGCAGGAGGCCGAGTTCGCCTCCGAGGCAGACGGCTACACCGCCACCAAGCACCAGCGAGAGGTGGGCACCGGGTACTTCGACCGGATCGCCACGGCGCTCAACCCTGACAGCGCAACCCTCGCCCTCGTTGGCTCCACCGAGTCCGAACAATTCCACTGA
- a CDS encoding acyl-CoA dehydrogenase family protein: MIALSEDLLHRLRERAPEYDRENRFFDEDLAELKDAGYLSPQTLLETVRNQRLLARYAPATALGINMHHVVVGVARVLHDRGDTTLDWVLADAEAGELFAFGNSEAGNDQVMFDSRTVATPLGDGGYEFTGTKIFTSLSPAWTRLGIFGRDDTDPDDPKLVHGYLTRDTAGHQAVGSWDTLGMRATQSFSTRLDGARVPAERIARILPVGPTGDPYIFGLFANFLLAIGSVYAGIADRALELGVEAVGQRTSLKNGGRTYAQDPDIRWQLADAAIALDSLAPQLEGLARDVDELVNHGGDWFRLLVGAKTRAVDVSRQVVETAIRVSGGRSYGASNELARLYRDVLAGLFHPSDPESAHSTVAQNLLGPLE; the protein is encoded by the coding sequence GTGATTGCCCTGAGCGAAGATCTGCTGCATCGACTGCGTGAGCGAGCGCCGGAATACGACCGCGAGAACCGATTCTTCGACGAGGACCTCGCCGAGCTGAAGGATGCCGGTTACCTCAGCCCACAGACCCTGCTCGAGACCGTGCGCAACCAGCGGCTGCTCGCACGGTACGCCCCGGCGACGGCGCTCGGCATCAACATGCACCACGTCGTGGTCGGCGTCGCCCGGGTGCTGCACGACCGCGGTGATACCACTCTGGACTGGGTGCTGGCCGACGCCGAAGCCGGCGAACTGTTCGCGTTCGGCAACAGCGAGGCCGGCAACGACCAGGTCATGTTCGATTCCCGCACGGTCGCCACCCCGCTCGGCGACGGCGGCTACGAGTTCACCGGCACCAAGATCTTCACCTCACTGTCGCCGGCGTGGACCCGGCTCGGCATCTTCGGCCGCGACGACACCGACCCCGACGACCCGAAACTGGTGCACGGCTACCTCACCCGCGACACCGCGGGCCACCAGGCGGTCGGCAGCTGGGACACCCTCGGCATGCGCGCCACCCAGAGCTTCAGCACCAGGCTCGACGGCGCGCGCGTTCCCGCCGAGCGCATCGCCCGCATCCTGCCGGTCGGGCCGACCGGTGACCCGTACATCTTCGGCCTGTTCGCCAACTTCCTGCTGGCGATCGGCTCGGTGTACGCCGGCATCGCCGACCGGGCGCTCGAGCTCGGTGTTGAGGCCGTCGGGCAGCGCACCTCGCTGAAGAACGGCGGCCGAACGTACGCGCAGGATCCCGACATCCGTTGGCAACTGGCGGATGCCGCGATCGCTCTGGACTCGCTGGCGCCGCAGCTCGAGGGCCTGGCCCGCGACGTCGACGAGCTGGTGAACCACGGCGGCGACTGGTTCCGGCTGCTGGTCGGCGCCAAGACCCGCGCGGTCGACGTCAGCCGGCAGGTGGTGGAGACCGCGATTCGTGTGTCGGGCGGCCGCTCCTACGGCGCCTCGAACGAGCTGGCCCGACTGTACCGCGACGTGCTCGCCGGGCTGTTCCACCCGAGCGACCCCGAGTCGGCGCACTCCACGGTGGCGCAGAACCTGCTCGGCCCGCTCGAGTAG
- the rocD gene encoding ornithine--oxo-acid transaminase — protein sequence MLHPGTSSVTAGDLTPATAAAIELEESHAAHNYHPLPVVISHGEGAWVTDVDGKRYLDCLAAYSAVNFGHSNPVLVDAARAQLGKITLTSRAFHNDQLGPFVTALAGLAGKDMVLPMNTGAEAVESAIKIARAWGYRVKGVEPDKATIIVADGNFHGRTISIISFSNDPDARNDFGPYTPGFISVPYGDAHALEEAIDENTVAVLIEPIQGEAGIVIPPADYLPRLREITKRRNVLLIADEIQSGLGRTGATFQCDNVGVVPDLYLLGKALGGGIVPISAVVGDADILGVLKPGEHGSTFGGNPLATAVGHAVVRMLGSGEYQERARRLGRVLEDGVRQMLGRGVVDVRAAGLWVGIDIDPQLASGRRVCELLMERGVLAKDTHGSTIRLAPPLVVTAEDLEFAVEQLGAVLDELAAGRVSPVSEEEDTAADLP from the coding sequence ATGCTGCACCCTGGAACTTCGTCGGTGACCGCCGGCGACCTGACGCCGGCAACCGCCGCCGCGATCGAACTCGAGGAATCGCACGCCGCGCACAACTACCACCCGCTGCCGGTCGTGATCAGTCACGGCGAAGGCGCGTGGGTGACGGATGTCGACGGCAAGCGCTACCTGGACTGCCTCGCCGCGTACTCGGCCGTGAACTTCGGCCACAGCAACCCGGTGCTGGTGGATGCCGCCAGAGCGCAGCTTGGGAAGATCACCCTGACCAGCCGCGCGTTCCACAACGACCAGCTCGGTCCGTTCGTGACGGCGCTCGCCGGGCTCGCCGGAAAAGACATGGTGCTGCCGATGAACACCGGCGCCGAAGCGGTGGAGTCGGCGATCAAGATCGCCCGTGCCTGGGGATACCGGGTGAAGGGTGTCGAGCCGGACAAGGCCACCATCATCGTGGCGGACGGCAACTTCCACGGCCGCACCATCAGCATCATCAGCTTCTCCAACGACCCCGACGCCCGCAACGACTTCGGGCCGTACACGCCGGGGTTCATCAGCGTGCCCTACGGCGACGCGCACGCGCTCGAGGAGGCGATCGACGAGAACACCGTCGCCGTGCTGATCGAGCCCATCCAGGGTGAAGCGGGCATCGTGATCCCGCCGGCCGACTACCTGCCGAGGCTGCGCGAGATCACCAAGCGCCGCAACGTGCTGCTGATCGCCGACGAGATCCAGTCCGGCCTCGGCCGCACCGGCGCCACCTTCCAGTGCGACAACGTGGGCGTCGTGCCCGACCTCTACCTGCTCGGCAAGGCGCTCGGCGGCGGCATCGTGCCGATCAGCGCCGTCGTCGGCGACGCCGACATCCTAGGCGTGCTGAAACCCGGCGAGCACGGCTCCACCTTCGGCGGCAACCCGCTGGCCACCGCGGTCGGCCACGCTGTGGTGCGGATGCTCGGCAGCGGCGAATACCAGGAGCGGGCCAGACGGCTCGGCCGCGTCCTCGAGGACGGCGTGCGGCAGATGCTCGGTCGCGGCGTCGTCGATGTGCGCGCCGCCGGACTGTGGGTCGGCATCGACATTGATCCGCAGCTCGCCAGCGGTCGCCGCGTCTGTGAATTGCTGATGGAGCGCGGGGTGCTCGCGAAGGACACCCACGGGTCGACCATCCGCCTGGCGCCGCCGCTCGTGGTCACCGCCGAAGACCTCGAGTTCGCCGTGGAACAGCTCGGAGCCGTGCTGGATGAGCTGGCTGCCGGCCGGGTGTCCCCGGTGTCGGAGGAGGAGGACACCGCGGCCGACCTGCCGTAG
- a CDS encoding iron ABC transporter permease: protein MTSALKVRDRRPRARPFSAPVWLVVLAALCASAAAIPLVYLLVRTADAGLTELLDTLLRQRVLMLTVNSVLLALAVTVTCLVLGTAVAWVLTRVRMPAARFWLLVSALPLAVPSYLAAYGWLVAVPSMNGFFASWLVMTAVCAPYVTLPVAAALRGASGDLEAVARTLGRGPLAAFRAATWPQVRPAAIAGALLVCLYTLSDFGAVSMLRYQTLTWGINAAYSASFDRNQAALLALVLVVLALVVVAGERRSRGQVPRPAARTVPPRVLPGRWRIPLGALVLTAPVVGVLIPVAGLVTRLLQAETIRSIEVPRLLGAIGASLGLAVGGAALAVLLALPIAALAARHRGRLVNAIEAVGFLGHALPGIVVGLSLVFFSLAAVPALYQTVIVLVFAYAVLFMPKAIGSTRSGIAAVPGGLIDVSRSLGLSPLVTWWRVTARLALPSIGVGALLVAISVMKELPATLLLRPTGISTLATELWGRTAVFEFGAAAPYAAALVLLAAVPAVVLSGIRGVAKEEDEL from the coding sequence ATGACCAGTGCGCTGAAGGTGCGTGACCGCAGACCGCGGGCGCGCCCCTTCAGCGCACCGGTCTGGTTGGTGGTGCTCGCCGCGCTGTGCGCATCCGCCGCGGCGATCCCGCTCGTCTACCTGCTGGTACGGACGGCGGATGCCGGACTGACCGAGCTGCTCGACACGCTGCTGCGGCAGCGGGTGCTCATGCTCACCGTCAACTCGGTGCTGCTGGCGCTGGCCGTCACCGTGACCTGTCTGGTGCTCGGCACCGCGGTCGCCTGGGTTCTGACCCGGGTGCGGATGCCCGCCGCCCGGTTCTGGCTGCTGGTGTCGGCGCTGCCGCTGGCGGTGCCGTCCTACCTGGCGGCATACGGCTGGTTGGTGGCGGTGCCGTCGATGAACGGGTTCTTCGCGAGCTGGCTGGTGATGACCGCGGTCTGCGCCCCCTATGTGACCCTGCCGGTCGCTGCCGCCCTGCGCGGAGCATCCGGTGATCTGGAAGCAGTGGCCCGCACGCTCGGCCGCGGTCCGTTGGCGGCGTTCCGGGCGGCGACCTGGCCGCAGGTGCGCCCGGCCGCGATCGCCGGCGCGCTGCTGGTCTGCCTGTACACCCTCTCCGACTTCGGCGCCGTGTCGATGCTGCGCTATCAGACCCTGACCTGGGGCATCAACGCCGCATACAGCGCCAGCTTCGACCGCAACCAGGCGGCGCTGCTTGCCCTGGTGCTGGTGGTGCTCGCCTTGGTCGTGGTGGCGGGGGAGCGACGGTCGCGCGGCCAGGTGCCCCGCCCGGCCGCCCGCACCGTGCCGCCGCGGGTGCTGCCGGGACGCTGGCGGATACCGCTCGGGGCGCTGGTGCTGACCGCCCCGGTGGTCGGTGTGCTGATCCCGGTGGCGGGCCTGGTCACCCGGCTGCTGCAGGCGGAAACGATCCGCAGCATCGAAGTGCCGCGGCTGCTCGGTGCCATCGGCGCTTCGCTCGGCCTCGCCGTCGGCGGCGCCGCGCTCGCCGTACTGCTGGCGCTGCCGATCGCCGCGCTCGCCGCGCGGCACCGCGGGCGCCTGGTGAACGCCATCGAAGCGGTCGGCTTCCTCGGCCACGCGCTGCCCGGCATCGTCGTCGGCCTGTCCCTAGTGTTCTTCTCGCTTGCCGCAGTGCCGGCGCTCTACCAAACGGTAATCGTGCTGGTGTTCGCCTACGCCGTGCTGTTCATGCCGAAGGCGATCGGATCCACCCGCAGCGGCATCGCCGCGGTGCCCGGCGGCCTGATCGACGTGTCCCGATCGCTCGGGCTGTCGCCGCTTGTCACCTGGTGGCGGGTCACCGCGCGGCTGGCGCTGCCGAGCATCGGAGTCGGCGCCCTGCTGGTGGCCATCTCGGTCATGAAAGAATTGCCGGCGACGTTGCTGTTGCGGCCGACCGGCATCTCCACACTCGCCACCGAACTCTGGGGGCGAACCGCGGTGTTCGAGTTCGGGGCGGCGGCACCGTACGCGGCCGCGTTGGTGCTGCTGGCCGCGGTTCCCGCGGTGGTGCTCTCCGGTATCCGCGGGGTGGCGAAAGAGGAGGACGAGCTGTGA
- the ddaH gene encoding dimethylargininase: MTLTDTESAAVDQVPTKPSVLMCRPTYFTVSYRINPWMFPELPTDTDLALSQWQSLHDTYVGLGYDVNLIEPVEGLPDMVYAANGGFVIDNIAYGAKFTHVERQPEGPAYMDWFRANGFDVRVPDDINEGEGDFLLVGDVILAGTGFRSASSSHKKLARIYGREVVTLNLVNPNFYHLDTAVAVLNQSSEGRPANIAYLPSAFDRPSLDILRTRYPDAVIVTEEDAAVLGLNSFSDGQNIVIASRALDFERQLRERGYNPIGVDLSELLRGGGGVKCCTLELRR; encoded by the coding sequence ATGACCTTGACTGACACCGAATCCGCTGCCGTCGACCAGGTGCCGACGAAGCCGAGCGTGCTCATGTGCCGGCCCACGTACTTCACCGTGAGCTACCGGATCAACCCGTGGATGTTCCCGGAGCTCCCGACCGACACCGACCTGGCGCTCAGCCAGTGGCAGTCCCTCCACGACACCTACGTCGGTCTCGGCTACGACGTGAACCTGATCGAGCCCGTCGAGGGGCTGCCCGACATGGTCTATGCCGCGAACGGCGGGTTCGTGATCGACAACATCGCGTACGGCGCCAAGTTCACCCACGTGGAACGGCAACCCGAGGGTCCGGCGTACATGGACTGGTTCCGCGCGAACGGGTTCGACGTGCGCGTGCCGGACGACATCAACGAGGGCGAGGGCGACTTCCTGCTGGTGGGCGATGTCATACTCGCCGGCACCGGCTTCCGCAGCGCCTCGAGCAGTCACAAGAAACTGGCGAGAATCTACGGCCGTGAGGTCGTCACGCTGAACCTGGTGAACCCCAACTTCTATCACCTCGACACCGCCGTCGCCGTGCTGAACCAGTCGTCGGAGGGCCGCCCGGCCAACATCGCCTACCTGCCGAGCGCGTTCGACCGACCCTCGCTCGACATCCTGCGCACGCGGTATCCGGATGCAGTCATCGTCACCGAGGAAGACGCCGCCGTCCTCGGCTTGAACAGCTTCAGCGACGGCCAGAACATTGTCATCGCGTCCCGAGCCCTCGACTTTGAGCGGCAGCTGCGCGAACGCGGCTACAACCCGATCGGCGTCGACCTGTCGGAGCTGCTGCGCGGAGGAGGAGGAGTGAAATGCTGCACCCTGGAACTTCGTCGGTGA
- a CDS encoding ABC transporter ATP-binding protein — MSWVSIDDLRVGYSGSAVLVDVHLEIPRGTLVAVLGPSGCGKTTLLRAIAGLLPATGGTIRVGDRVLSSSTQQLAPEKRGIGWVPQDASLFPHLSVGENIGFGLPRGTGRAARIRELATLIGLGDYVDRAPSQLSGGQAQRVSLARALAPRPDLVLLDEPFAALDPLLRTALRTEVTDLLRAQNSTSLLVTHDQEEALSLADFVAVMMAGRIVQWGTPADVYERPATPWVARFVGDTVEFDGVWIDGRVDTALGLLDADALSADPRSADQRSADSLDADPRSADTVDAALADGTPVRVVLRPEWLELATSGTEASVAATVTAIAYAGHDALVTLELASGGRVRARIASPRLPRRGDRVHVAVRHRALVYPQPSGATLATALPA, encoded by the coding sequence GTGAGCTGGGTGTCGATCGACGATCTGCGGGTCGGGTACTCCGGCTCTGCCGTGCTCGTCGACGTGCACCTGGAGATCCCGCGCGGCACTCTGGTGGCGGTGCTGGGACCGAGCGGATGCGGCAAAACCACACTGCTGCGCGCGATCGCCGGCCTGCTGCCCGCCACGGGCGGAACCATCAGGGTGGGCGACCGGGTGCTGTCCTCATCCACCCAGCAGCTGGCGCCGGAGAAGCGCGGCATCGGCTGGGTTCCGCAGGATGCGTCGCTGTTCCCGCACCTCAGCGTCGGCGAGAACATCGGCTTCGGTCTGCCACGCGGCACCGGACGGGCGGCTCGCATCCGCGAGCTGGCGACGCTGATCGGCCTCGGCGACTACGTCGACCGGGCACCATCGCAGCTCTCCGGCGGCCAGGCGCAGCGGGTGTCGCTGGCCCGTGCGCTCGCCCCGCGCCCGGACCTGGTGCTCCTCGATGAGCCGTTCGCGGCCCTGGACCCGCTGTTGCGCACGGCGCTGCGCACCGAGGTCACCGACCTGCTGCGGGCGCAGAACTCCACCAGCCTGCTGGTCACCCACGACCAGGAAGAGGCGTTGTCGCTGGCGGACTTCGTCGCGGTGATGATGGCCGGCCGCATCGTGCAGTGGGGCACGCCGGCCGACGTCTATGAGCGCCCGGCGACCCCGTGGGTCGCCCGGTTCGTCGGCGACACCGTCGAGTTCGACGGTGTCTGGATCGACGGGCGCGTCGACACCGCGCTCGGGCTCCTGGATGCGGACGCCCTGAGCGCCGACCCGCGGAGCGCTGACCAGCGCAGTGCCGACTCGCTCGATGCCGACCCGCGCAGCGCCGACACCGTGGATGCGGCGCTCGCCGACGGCACTCCGGTACGGGTGGTGTTGCGTCCGGAGTGGCTGGAGCTGGCGACATCCGGAACCGAAGCCAGCGTCGCGGCCACTGTCACCGCGATCGCGTACGCCGGCCACGATGCGCTGGTCACCCTTGAGCTTGCCAGCGGCGGGCGGGTGCGCGCCCGGATCGCGTCGCCCCGGCTGCCGCGGCGCGGCGATCGGGTGCACGTGGCGGTGCGTCACCGCGCGTTGGTGTACCCGCAGCCGAGCGGCGCGACCCTCGCCACGGCGCTGCCCGCCTGA
- a CDS encoding Lrp/AsnC family transcriptional regulator codes for MDNLDHGIISLLRQNARAGYGDIGEVVGLSASAVKRRVDRLVADGVIRGFTVQVDPAVEGLAVEAYVELFCRGTVAPDELRRILNGVPEIVDAGTVTGSADAIVHLRSRDIPSLEDALERVRIAPNVDHTRSAIVLSSLVQRDRS; via the coding sequence ATGGACAACCTCGATCACGGCATCATCTCCCTGCTGCGGCAAAATGCGCGGGCGGGCTATGGGGATATCGGTGAGGTCGTCGGGTTGTCAGCGTCGGCGGTGAAGCGCCGGGTGGACCGACTGGTGGCCGATGGCGTCATCCGCGGCTTCACTGTGCAGGTGGATCCGGCCGTGGAGGGGCTCGCCGTCGAGGCATACGTGGAGCTGTTCTGCCGCGGCACCGTGGCCCCCGACGAGCTGCGGCGCATCCTGAACGGGGTGCCGGAGATCGTCGACGCGGGCACCGTGACCGGGTCCGCCGATGCCATCGTGCACCTGAGGAGCCGCGACATCCCGAGCCTGGAAGACGCTCTGGAGCGGGTGCGCATCGCCCCCAACGTCGACCACACCCGCAGCGCGATCGTGCTGTCGAGCCTGGTGCAGCGCGACCGCAGCTGA
- a CDS encoding iron ABC transporter substrate-binding protein: MRPVTRLAVIAVGALVLAGCASPAPDTESDAAPQSDGAFTLYSGREEELVQPLIDMFEEESGVDVEVRYGNTAELGALLLEEGDRTPAQVFLSQDAGALGALSAADLFSTLPENVTDAVPAGFTSTDGTWVGVTGRARVIVYDGQEFTPEQVPASVDAFTDPEWSGRLGIAPTNASFQAFVTAYRVLNGEEAADAWVEAIAANNPQIFENNRAVLAAVNDGVIDMGLINHYYWFAQAAEAGAENMRAQLSYPEAGDAGSIVNVSGAGILKTAANDADALEFVEFLVSKKAQQYFVEGTFEYPLVEGVDAPEGLPELESLVNPKLDLSDLESLSVTQELLAKHGLI, from the coding sequence TTGCGCCCTGTTACACGCCTTGCCGTCATCGCCGTCGGCGCGCTCGTTCTGGCCGGATGCGCCAGCCCCGCACCAGACACCGAATCGGATGCCGCGCCGCAAAGCGACGGCGCGTTCACCCTCTACTCCGGTCGTGAGGAGGAGCTGGTGCAGCCGCTGATCGACATGTTCGAAGAAGAGAGCGGCGTCGACGTCGAGGTGCGGTACGGCAACACCGCCGAACTCGGGGCGCTGCTGCTGGAGGAGGGCGACCGCACTCCGGCGCAGGTCTTCCTGTCTCAGGATGCCGGCGCGCTCGGCGCGCTCAGTGCCGCCGACCTGTTCAGCACCCTTCCCGAAAACGTCACCGACGCCGTCCCCGCCGGCTTCACCTCCACCGACGGAACCTGGGTCGGCGTCACCGGGCGTGCCCGCGTCATCGTCTACGACGGTCAGGAGTTCACCCCGGAGCAGGTGCCGGCCAGCGTCGATGCCTTCACCGACCCCGAGTGGTCGGGCCGGCTCGGCATCGCCCCCACCAATGCCAGCTTCCAGGCCTTCGTCACCGCATACCGGGTGTTGAACGGCGAGGAGGCGGCCGACGCCTGGGTTGAGGCGATCGCCGCGAACAACCCGCAGATCTTCGAGAACAACCGGGCCGTGCTCGCTGCCGTCAACGATGGCGTCATCGACATGGGGCTGATCAACCACTACTACTGGTTCGCCCAGGCCGCCGAGGCCGGCGCCGAGAACATGCGCGCCCAGCTGTCCTACCCCGAGGCGGGGGACGCCGGCTCCATCGTGAACGTCTCCGGCGCCGGCATCCTGAAGACCGCGGCGAACGATGCCGACGCGCTCGAGTTCGTCGAGTTCCTGGTCTCGAAGAAGGCCCAGCAGTACTTCGTCGAGGGCACGTTCGAGTACCCGCTAGTCGAGGGTGTGGACGCGCCGGAAGGTCTGCCAGAGCTCGAGTCGCTGGTGAACCCCAAGCTCGACCTGTCCGACCTTGAGTCGCTGTCCGTCACGCAGGAACTGCTGGCGAAGCACGGCCTGATCTGA